The following proteins come from a genomic window of Spongiibacter tropicus DSM 19543:
- a CDS encoding cbb3-type cytochrome oxidase subunit 3, whose product MIDQNDLRSLSTLMLFIAFIGVCISVYRGSRKEFYDEAANLPFVDDDADVKGKGRGDEQ is encoded by the coding sequence ATGATTGACCAAAATGATCTCAGATCTCTGTCTACATTGATGCTGTTCATTGCCTTTATCGGCGTGTGCATCAGCGTTTACAGAGGAAGCCGGAAAGAATTTTACGACGAGGCTGCGAATCTGCCCTTCGTCGATGACGACGCGGATGTGAAGGGCAAAGGTAGAGGAGATGAGCAATGA